One window of Pocillopora verrucosa isolate sample1 chromosome 9, ASM3666991v2, whole genome shotgun sequence genomic DNA carries:
- the LOC131777065 gene encoding serine/threonine-protein kinase LATS1, with product MSMREGEQTRRTTYVGNSQQMLRDIKKSLQHLKRQPEQPQRLSQQAVATPSSNAATTVVHEQTTQANATRIVHNPNRRGMSHAKALAEIRSSLKPFEATESGYSSCSENGEAFNKQYLMGQLKAMGLDEDMATEAIKMTANRTVEDALQLIETLASTRGYNRVNFGSNTPNSRSQLPPPYNAAVNRPWKGSEEETARAESPMIAVERVHSTVSMPCAQASTGMSTPEATRAEWCVQRSNNPGQLVQNWRGARVAAPQQRFVERAGPKMQLGWKPTSVVGARPMQGMNQGQPQFVSGVGANVPSPQFHVTANLTLTGNNSAPDEYQGQMASTVPNVSGNGANNMSFNIYVQTNFAQNSSENVQSSTQGQFYQTTPQHIAPTVVQGAHSDALNSNSPIPSTQQTPVPHFVQSFDPTLHPPPAYAPVARRQMPSDVSMGESSNWQNHVPRVSSRSPVPPPCDQWRHSWNTETSSNSGSISDEMPWSSSYNDSGPPSPLSDSSFTVEGPTKVTNVTGTVVYRLDSPKRPPIPNMETSVPCNEDDDQMSESDMETLTPGQRYRQYKEKSKLKTVSPTATKFYLEQHFENLMKNTKEREKRRVQLEEEMDKVGLSHDARDQMRKILMKKETNYTRLKRSKMDITMYDKISKIGTGAFGEVWLVRKIDTNVLYAMKILRKTEVYKRNQMAHVKAERDILAEADNEWVVKLYYSFQDEKFLYLVMDYIPGGDLMSLLIKFEIFPEDLARFYIAELVLAIESVHNMGFVHRDIKPDNVLIDHDGHIKLTDFGLCTGFRWTHDSKYYEEKDGHKRQESMEYGMQYWDQMEYSADLNEQLLQKSLQQMKPLERRHFRKHKRSLAHSLVGTPNYIAPEVLQRSGYTHLCDWWSVGVIMYEMLVGQPPFLASTPADTQLKVINWETTLHIPKQAELSPQAKDLILRLCTSPEKRLGKNGIEEIKNHPFFAHVGWSYGVRRMQAPYRPRIASPTDTSNFDPVEESERMSSDEGGAASVANETVAPRQGKHPEHAFYEFTFRRFFDDGGNTYTAARRYSSDDSGTDTSKEPVYV from the exons ATGTCGATGCGGGAAGGAGAACAAACGCGGCGAACGACTTATGTCGGGAACAGCCAGCAAATGCTTCGGGACATTAAGAAGAgtttacaacatttaaaaagGCAACCTGAACAACCTCAGAGGCTTTCACAACAAGCAGTGGCAACCCCGAGCTCGAACGCGGCGACAACGGTTGTACACGAGCAAACTACTCAAGCAAACGCTACAAGGATTGTACACAACCCAAATCGGCGAGGAATGAGTCATGCGAAAGCCTTAGCCGAAATAAGGAGCAGTTTAAAACCCTTCGAGGCTACAGAATCTGGTTATTCTTCATGTTCTGAGAATGGAGAGGCCTTTAATAAACAGTATTTGATGGGTCAACTCAAAGCGATGGGTTTGGACGAG GATATGGCCACTGAAGCCATAAAGATGACTGCTAATAGGACAGTGGAGGATGCATTGCAACTGATTGAAACTTTGGCATCAACCAGGGGCTATAACAGAGTCAATTTTGGTTCAAATACACCCAACAGTCGGTCTCAACTTCCTCCCCCTTACAATGCAGCAGTCAACCGTCCTTGGAAAGGTTCAGAAGAAGAAACAGCCAGAGCAGAATCACCCATGATTGCTGTAGAAAGGGTACACAGTACAGTTTCCATGCCATGTGCACAGGCAAGTACAGGGATGTCAACACCAGAGGCTACAAGGGCTGAATGGTGTGTTCAAAGGTCAAATAATCCTGGCCAACTTGTCCAAAACTGGCGTGGTGCACGGGTAGCAGCTCCTCAGCAAAGATTTGTTGAGCGAGCAGGCCCAAAAATGCAGCTTGGTTGGAAACCTACCTCAGTTGTTGGAGCACGACCAATGCAAGGAATGAATCAGGGTCAACCACAATTTGTCAGTGGTGTTGGGGCTAATGTACCTTCTCCACAATTTCATGTAACTGCTAACCTTACGTTAACTGGAAACAACTCTGCTCCCGATGAGTATCAAGGCCAGATGGCTTCAACGGTTCCAAATGTTTCAGGAAATGGTGCAAATAATATGTCATTCAACATTTATGTCCAAACCAATTTTGCACAAAATTCCTCTGAGAACGTTCAGTCATCCACTCAAGGACAATTTTACCAAACAACGCCCCAACATATTGCTCCAACAGTTGTTCAGGGCGCGCACAGTGATGCATTGAACTCCAACTCACCCATACCAAGCACACAGCAGACTCCAGTGCCACACTTTGTTCAGTCATTTGACCCAACTCTTCATCCCCCACCTGCATATGCCCCAGTTGCAAGGAGGCAGATGCCTTCTGATGTAAGCATGGGTGAGTCAAGCAACTGGCAGAACCATGTACCACGTGTGTCATCACGATCGCCAGTACCACCTCCCTGTGATCAGTGGAGACACTCTTGGAATACGGAAACATCATCCAACTCTGGTTCGATAAGTGATGAAATGCCATGGTCTAGTTCTTATAATGACAGCGGACCTCCTTCTCCTCTGTCAGACTCATCATTCACTGTGGAGGGTCCAACAAAGGTTACCAATGTAACTGGGACAGTTGTTTATCGTCTTGATTCACCCAAACGGCCTCCAATTCCAAACATGGAGACCTCAGTTCCTTGCAATGAGGATGATGATCAAATGTCAGAGTCCGATATGGAGACTCTGACTCCCGGCCAGAGATATAGACAATACAAAGagaaatcaaaactaaagaCAGTTTCTCCCACTGCAACTAAATTTTACTTGGAACAACACTTTGAAAACTTAATGAAGAACACAAAGGAAAGGGAGAAGAGGCGTGTTCAGCTCGAAGAGGAGATGGATAAAGTTGGACTTTCTCATGATGCAAGAGATCAAATGCGAAAAATCCTCatgaagaaagaaacaaactacACTCGTCTGAAGCGATCAAAGATGGATATCACTATGTATGATAAGATAAGTAAAATTGGTACTGGTGCATTTGGAGAAGTGTGGCTTGTAAGGAAAATAGACACAAATGTGTTGTATGCCATGAAAATCCTGCGGAAGACTGAGGTTTATAAGCGCAATCAGATGGCACATGTCAAAGCTGAAAGAGACATTCTTGCTGAGGCGGACAATGAGTGGGTTGTAAAACTGTATTATTCATTCCAAGATGAGAAATTCTTGTATTTGGTGATGGACTACATACCAGGAGGAGATTTAATGAGCCttttgatcaaatttgaaatatttcctgaGGATCTAGCACGATTCTACATTGCAGAACTTGTACTGGCTATTGAGTCAGTGCACAACATGGGATTTGTACACCGGGATATAAAACCTGACAATGTGTTGATTGATCATGATGGTCATATTAAACTGACTGACTTTGGGCTTTGCACTGGCTTTCGTTGGACTCATGACAGCAAGTATTATGAAGAAAAGGATGGCCACAAAAGACAAGAAAGCATGGAGTATGGCATGCAGTACTGGGACCAAATGGAATATTCTGCTGATTTAAATGAACAGCTTCTTCAGAAGTCACTTCAACAAATGAAGCCATTGGAGAGGCGGCATTTTCGCAAGCACAAACGTAGTCTTGCACATTCTTTAGTGGGTACACCCAATTACATCGCACCAGAGGTATTGCAGAGAAGTGGTTACACACATCTTTGTGATTGGTGGTCAGTGGGAGTAATAATGTATGAGATGCTTGTTGGACAACCTCCATTCCTTGCTTCCACACCAGCAGATACTCAACTGAAG gtcATCAACTGGGAAACAACATTGCACATCCCCAAGCAAGCTGAACTCAGCCCTCAGGCTAAAGACTTGATCCTGAGACTGTGTACAAGCCCAGAGAAGAGGCTTGGAAAGAATGGAATTGAAGAAATCAAGAATCATCCATTCTTTGCACATGTTGGCTGGAGTTATGGTGTGCGTCGCATGCAGGCTCCATACCGCCCACGGATTGCCTCTCCAACTGACACATCAAACTTTGATCCAGTTGAGGAATCAGAGAGAATGAGCAGTGATGAAGGAGGAGCAGCCTCAGTTGCAAATGAAACGGTGGCACCCCGTCAGGGCAAACATCCTGAACACGCATTTTATGAATTCACATTCAGAAGGTTTTTCGATGATGGTGGTAATACCTATACTGCTGCAAGGAGATACTCGTCAGATGACAGTGGCACAGACACTTCTAAAGAACCAGTATATGTGTAA
- the LOC131777100 gene encoding NADH dehydrogenase [ubiquinone] 1 alpha subcomplex assembly factor 4-like, translating into MGAGISRVTRLVRKPLETHRRVEKILEKKPKPAPKHPSSEAAIANAQKHNEELFKERDRKDDILLGRLRDFKIMDAQEGKPISGEQETNRKLPISRESSMSRQVGVVPKGKITSVQLSELFAKRLEDPDEWTKYKLAEHYKLDKETLSSVLKYYSDYTVVAKAELPRPLNPSVLG; encoded by the exons ATGGGCGCCGGGATCTCACGAGTCACTCGCCTCGTGAGAAAACCCTTGGAAACTCACAGAAGAGTGGAGAAAATACTGGAAAAGAAACCAAAGCCTGCGCCAAAACACCCTAGTTCAGAAGCTGCAATAGCTAATGCACAAAAAC ATAATGAGGAGCTGTTTaaagaaagagacagaaaaGATGACATCCTTCTAGGCAGACTGAGAGATTTCAAAATAATGGATGCTCAGGAAGGGAAG CCAATCAGTGGAGAGCAGGAGACAAACAGAAAATTACCTATATCCCGCGAGTCGTCGATGTCCCGTCAGGTGGGCGTGGTGCCGAAAGGGAAAATAACCTCAGTCCAATTATCAGAACTTTTTGCGAAGAGATTAGAGGATCCTGACGAGTGGACCAAATACAAACTTGCGGAGCATTATAAGTTAGACAAGGAAACTTTATCGTCAGTTTTAAAGTACTATAGTGACTATACAGTGGTGGCCAAAGCAGAACTACCCAGGCCATTAAATCCGTCAGTTCTTGGTTGA
- the LOC131777072 gene encoding ciliary microtubule-associated protein 3-like, whose protein sequence is MATNDARRAVAFGTTLDRELLPLKVPANRFGNELALRGAQNRGPGCYYNAEGSGFIYELERRPVCRRGYSVGARTAPRFPKPAHLDVPGPPTYQEIISKPVHFEEAFKAFNVGATRFPPINQDHGHPGPGAYEFDAKRDRKVKYHGSFGGPQTLITSVTIKCNEFGEPDICNSCQSPPVGDYYEYKKVYLCRKCYNHHLTTGEKYTRSYLQSFRKVRDCSNIHNHEGTNARLMLKTEKDLKKQRFREAYMSLYF, encoded by the exons atgGCTACAAACGACG cTCGAAGAGCAGTTGCTTTTGGAACGACTCTTGATCGGGAACTGTTACCACTGAAAGTTCCAGCAAATCGCTTTGGAAATGAACTCGCCTTACGAGGCGCTCAAAACCGCGGCCCTGGATGTTATTACAATGCGGAG GGTAGTGGCTTTATTTATGAACTTGAGAGAAGACCTGTATGCAGAAGAGGGTATTCAGTTGGAGCCAGAACCGCCCCAAGATTTCCTAAACCAGCTCAT CTGGATGTTCCTGGACCACCAACTTATCAAGAGATTATCAGCAAACCAGTTCACTTTGAAGAAGCTTTTAAAGCATTTAACGTTGGTGCAACAAGATTCCCACCAATTAACCAG GACCACGGCCATCCAGG GCCTGGTGCATATGAGTTTGATGCCAAAAGAGACAGGAAGGTGAAGTATCATGGCTCTTTTGGTGGACCACAGACCTTGATAACATCAGTTACAATTAAATGCAATGAATTTGGAGAGCCAGATATT TGTAATTCTTGTCAAAGTCCTCCAGTAGGAGATTACTATGAGTACAAAAAGGTTTATCTTTGTCGGAAATGTTACAATCATCACTTAACAACAGGAGAGAAGTACACAAGAAG TTATCTTCAATCTTTTCGCAAAGTAAGAGACTGCTCAAACATTCATAACCACGAAGGAACAAATGCCAGATTAATG CTCAAAACCGAAAAAGACCTCAAGAAACAGAGATTTAGAGAAGCATATATGAGCTTGTACTTTTGA
- the LOC131777093 gene encoding microtubule-associated tyrosine carboxypeptidase, producing MLSSDEDKMSSNFDPAVKTPVKILRETPLKYQSNDHINNLQEEKENFLKFGKIPQFQFAGAVDWLGTNKKNSEIRFDFFQEARYILERVRDVYGGGDVFFDAAFGEKISLSQASQTVLQYLKSHGLDGSLSVYWTSDLNCSGKMFWQGPNVRYNRPEARKFSLWLKKSSENVYLRELGIKSLMDHEIGTHFLRATNDGLQPWYSNRKKFDLRSPRSYTGRVNEEGLAAINTIYQAQVKMLFLPALLYYTACMSTEMSFKELFEHLAMYIYDPEQRWKQVVRAKRCLSNCSDIGGCGYDQCYFEGAVTILRQVNDIDFKLMYAGKICCDELQRIKRIARQGCVKLPHFLKDMVAYKKTLNEIALTNGLIQKINRPLLCRNNSRPKVRKKKSLVSPQDRVQSRIFSCPKSRSQSGPLSTTLPTRILPRRSDMYRRLCTSVASFAPLSS from the exons ATGCTATCCTCGGACGAAGACAAAATGTCCAGCAACTTCGATCCTGCTGTGAAGACGCCGGTGAAGATTTTGCGCGAAACGCCGCTAAAGTACCAATCGAACGATCACATAAACAACCTgcaagaggaaaaagaaaacttcctCAAGTTTGGTAAAATACCACAATTCCAGTTCGCCGGCGCTGTGGACTGGCTAGGAACAAATAAGAAGAACAGTGAAATACGATTTGACTTTTTTCAAGAAGCGCGTTACATTTTGGAGCGCGTGAGGGATGTATACGGCGGCGGCGATGTATTTTTTGACGCAGCTTTTGGAGAAAAGATTTCTCTTAGCCAAGCGTCTCAGACTGTCTTACAGTATTTAAAATCACACGGTTTAGATGGTTCTCTGAGTGTATACTGGACAAGTGATTTGAACTGCAGTGGGAAGATGTTTTGGCAAGGACCCAATGTACGCTACAATCGACCCGAAGCACGGAAGTTTAGTTTGTGGCTCAAGAAAAGCAGCGAAAATGTTTATCTCCGAGAACTCGGAATTAAAAGTTTGATGGACCACGAAATTGGCACTCATTTT CTCAGGGCCACAAATGATGGTTTGCAGCCGTGGTACTCAAACAGGAAGAAATTCGACCTTCGCTCTCCTAGGTCTTACACTGGCAGAGTCAACGAAGAAGGTCTGGCAGCGATCAATACCATTTATCAGGCGCAAGTTAAGATGCTATTTCTGCCAGCGTTACTCTACT ACACAGCATGTATGTCGACTGAAATGTCCTTCAAGGAGCTGTTTGAGCATCTAGCGATGTACATATACGACCCAGAGCAGCGATGGAAGCAGGTGGTACGGGCCAAGAGGTGTCTCTCCAATTGCAGCGACATTGGAGGCTGTGGATATGATCAGTGCTATTTTGAAG GAGCTGTGACTATTTTGCGTCAAGTGAACGATATCGATTTCAAACTGATGTATGCCGGAAAAATCTGTTGCGACGAACTGCAGAGGATCAAGCGCATTGCTCGACAGGGCTGTGTTAAACTACCTCACTTCCTAAAAGACATGGTAGCCTACAAGAAAACACTGAATGAAATTGCTCTAACGAATGGACTCATACAGAAAATTAACAGACCTTTGTTATGCCGAAATAACTCTCGACCCAAAGTACgcaaaaagaaatctttagTTTCACCGCAAGATCGAGTCCAGTCCAGAATTTTTAGTTGTCCTAAATCAAGATCGCAAAGTGGTCCGCTTTCAACGACTCTTCCAACTAGGATTTTGCCTCGGCGTTCTGACATGTATAGAAGGCTGTGTACTAGCGTGGCTTCTTTCGCACCTCTgtcatcttaa